In a genomic window of Phaeodactylum tricornutum CCAP 1055/1 chromosome 6, whole genome shotgun sequence:
- the MCM6 gene encoding predicted protein (protein containing a MCM domain and belonging to a family of six proteins. They are required for the initiation of eukariotic DNA replication and interact directly with autonomously replicatig sequences (ARS).Highly closed to the protein of Thalassiosira thaps1 135150.), giving the protein NTLFLDFQHVMEQDMELAEAIQSDYVRFEPFLRQAVQTFVLELHPELDDPASHTNHHSTPHAQSLRNATYFIAIHNVPGLLPVREVRTDRIGRLTSVAGTVTRTSEVRPELLVATFRCQQCGLLAERIAQQYHYTRPTLCRNPRCANASPLLFTLETTASEFVDWQKLRVQENSDEIPPGSMPRSMDVIVRNEMVERAKAGDACVFVGSMVVIPDGSALARAGEAPRATTRRNGPTDAAAGGGGGVRGLKALGVRELTYRTCFVATCVLPTDALARAAAAPSATHRTHATAALLFGSQALEHHEPTPEEVVLEFTRQERNEIREMKSSSRLYQDMVESICPTTFGHKEVKKGLLLMLLGGVHKTTTDGIKLRGDINVCVVGDPSTAKSQFLKYVHAFLPSRAVYTSGKASSAAGLTAAVQRDQDTGEYCIEAGALMLADNGICCIDEFDKMDPNDQVAIHEAMEQQTISITKAGIQATLNARASILAAANPIYGRYDRTKTLKANVALSAPILSRFDLFFVVLDECDPDSDRRVAQHILKVHRCQEEAVQPPYTKEQMQRYIRFARTLYPKITPESQRVLVDCYRKLRQGDTLGRSRTAYRITVRQLESMIRLSEAMARLHCDPEIQPAYVREAFRLLKTSIIQVETSDVDVDDYDDEGE; this is encoded by the coding sequence AATACTCTCTTTCTCGACTTTCAACACGTCATGGAACAAGACATGGAACTGGCCGAAGCCATACAGTCGGATTACGTTCGCTTCGAACCCTTTCTGCGACAAGCCGTACAAACCTTCGTCCTCGAACTGCATCCGGAATTGGACGATCCCGCATCCCACACCAACCATCATTCCACGCCGCACGCACAGTCACTCCGCAACGCAACATACTTCATCGCCATTCATAACGTACCCGGTTTGCTGCCCGTGCGGGAAGTCCGTACCGACCGTATTGGTAGACTCACTTCCGTCGCCGGCACCGTTACCCGAACTTCGGAGGTCCGACCCGAACTCCTCGTCGCTACCTTTCGGTGTCAGCAGTGCGGACTCCTCGCCGAACGTATCGCCCAACAGTACCACTACACTCGTCCCACTCTCTGTCGAAACCCCCGGTGCGCCAACGCATCACCCCTACTATTTACCCTGGAAACCACCGCTTCCGAATTCGTCGACTGGCAAAAGCTCCGCGTGCAGGAAAATTCCGACGAAATACCCCCCGGATCCATGCCCCGCTCCATGGACGTCATTGTCCGTAACGAAATGGTGGAGCGCGCCAAAGCTGGAGACGCCTGCGTTTTCGTCGGCAGCATGGTTGTCATTCCGGACGGATCAGCATTGGCCCGGGCCGGCGAAGCCCCCCGTGCCACCACCCGGCGCAACGGACCCACCGACGCCGCCGCCGGTGGAGGAGGTGGGGTCCGCGGACTCAAGGCACTCGGTGTTCGGGAACTGACCTACCGTACCTGCTTTGTCGCCACCTGTGTCCTCCCTACCGACGCACTAGcccgcgccgccgccgcacCGTCCGCCACACACCGTACTCACGCCACGGCCGCACTCTTGTTCGGATCCCAAGCGCTCGAACACCACGAACCGACACCCGAAGAAGTCGTCCTAGAGTTCACCCGGCAGGAACGTAACGAAATTAGGGAAATGAAGTCCAGCTCGCGATTGTATCAGGATATGGTGGAAAGTATCTGCCCCACCACCTTTGGACATAAGGAGGTCAAGAAAGGACTCCTCCTCATGTTACTCGGCGGGGTCCACAAAACAACCACGGACGGCATCAAACTGCGGGGCGACATTAACGTTTGCGTCGTGGGCGATCCATCCACGGCCAAGTCGCAGTTTCTCAAGTACGTACACGCCTTTCTACCGTCCCGGGCCGTGTACACGTCCGGCAAGGCCTCTTCCGCCGCCGGTTTGACCGCCGCCGTACAACGCGATCAGGATACCGGCGAATACTGCATCGAAGCGGGAGCGCTCATGCTGGCGGACAATGGCATTTGCTGCATCGACGAGTTCGACAAGATGGACCCCAACGACCAAGTCGCGATTCACGAAGCCATGGAACAGCAGACCATTTCCATTACCAAGGCCGGTATTCAAGCCACCTTGAACGCTCGTGCGTCCATTCTGGCAGCGGCCAATCCCATTTACGGACGCTATGACCGGACCAAGACGCTCAAGGCCAACGTCGCCTTGTCCGCACCCATTCTGAGTCGCTTCGATCTATTCTTTGTTGTGCTGGACGAGTGCGATCCGGACTCTGATCGACGAGTAGCCCAACATATTCTAAAAGTTCACCGCTGTCAGGAAGAAGCCGTCCAACCACCCTACACCAAAGAACAAATGCAACGGTACATACGGTTCGCACGGACACTCTATCCCAAGATCACTCCCGAAAGTCAACGCGTTTTGGTAGACTGTTATCGCAAACTTCGGCAAGGGGATACCCTTGGCCGATCCCGCACGGCCTACCGCATTACTGTACGTCAGCTTGAATCCATGATTCGGCTTTCTGAAGCCATGGCACGCTTGCACTGCGATCCCGAAATCCAGCCCGCCTACGTACGCGAGGCCTTTCGCCTCCTCAAAACGAGTATCATTCAAGTGGAGACCTCCGATGTTGACGTGGATGACTATGACGACGAAGGGGAA